A stretch of DNA from Myxococcota bacterium:
AAATCCGAGAAGTAACCGCGAGAGTGGTGCATCTATCAAAATCCTTAGGCATGGCAACTTTCCTAGTGGGCCACGTGACCAAAGATGGCCAAATTGCCGGCCCAAGATTGCTGGAGCATATGGTCGATACGGTGTTGTATTTCGAAAGCACCCGAACCGGCCCGTATCGTTTCTTAAGAGCCCATAAAAATCGCTTCGGCTCAACTCAAGAACTCGGCGTCTTCGAAATGCGCAGCGACGGTCTGAACGAAGTCACCAACCCTTCCGAATTCTTTCTCGCCGAACGTCATGGCGGCAAACCAGGCTCATCCATTGCTGTGGCCATAGAGGGGACCAGGCCCTTACTGGTCGAAGTGCAAGCCCTCTGCGTGCAAAGCTTCTTCGGTAATCCTAGACGCACCACGGTAGGCATGGACACGACCCGTTGCACCATGCTGGCAGCCGTTTTGGAAAAGCACGGTGGTCTAACGCTTTCAGGCCACGATCTGTTCGTGAACGTCGCCGGCGGCGCTAACCTAATCGAACCCGCTGCTGACTTGCCGGTCGCAATTGCCATCGCATCCAGTCTAACTAACCGGCCGGTAGAAGCAGACATGGTGTGTTTCGGAGAAGTAGGCTTATCCGGCGAAATCAGAGGCGTGCATCGCGTGGAAGCCCGCCTACAAGAAGCCGCTCGCTTAGGCTTTAAAAGAGCCCTTTTGCCCAAAGCCAGCATGGACAAGCTGGTCGCACCACCAGGGTTCGCATTAATTCCTGTTAATTCTCTCAAAGAATGTCTAGATAAAGCGTTATGCCTTGGATCTTGAAGACCGAACCGTCCGCCTTCAGCTACGCCGATTTGGAACACGATAAAAAGACCTGCTGGGATGGCGTGCGCAATTACCAAGCGCGCAACCATCTGAAATCGATGAAAAAAGGCGACGACTGCTTTATTTATGAATCGGTCGGGCCCAAAGAAGTTGTCGGAACCGCCAAAGTCTCACGTGAGGCCTACCCCGACCCCAAAGACCCACAGTGGGTCTGCGTCGATATCACCTTAGGCAAAAGGCTAAAAAAAGCCGTAACCCTCGCAGAACTAAAAGCTCACCCTACGCTGAAAGAGATTAGCTTGGTGAAGCAATCCCGCCTAAGTGTTTGCCCCATTAGTGAGAAAGAGTGGGCTCTGATTGCCAAGTTTCCGGATTTATGAAATCCTGACCGTTCTTATGTTCGAGCTATTAACTGATCCAAATACCTATTTAAGCCTAATTACTTTGACTGCCCTCGAAATCGTGCTGGGCATCGACAACATTCTGTTCATCAGCATTGTTTGCGCCAGACTGCCTAAAGAGCAGCAAGAAACCGCTCGCAAACTGGGACTTTCCTTAGCCCTATTTGGCCGGCTGGCACTTTTGTTCTCGCTGTCATGGCTTTTGTCCCTCAAAGATCCCCTGTTTTCCATCATGGGCCATTGGTTTACCGGTCATGATTTGGTTTTTGGTTTGGGCGGGCTATTTTTGGTTTATAAAGCCACTCAGGAAATCTTTTACGCCGTGGAAGGTGTGTCTCAAGAACGAACAGTTCGAGTCGTCACCATGCGTGCTGCCATTTTCCAAATCTTGATGCTGGATATCGTGTTCTCACTGGATTCGATTATCACTGCGGTCGGCCTGGCATCTCAGCTAAGCATCATGGCGGTTGCCATCATCATTGCCATCGTTATCATGCTGGTCGCCTCTAAATACGTCAGCGACTTCTTAGACAGGAACCCTTCGATGAAAGTCTTGGGTCTATCGTTCTTGTTGCTGATTGGCGTGCTATTAATCGCCGAAGCATTCGGGCAAGAAGTATCCAGAATCTACGTCTATTTTGCCCTCGGATTTTCAAGCTTTGTTGAGCTGGTCAATCTAAGAATGCGCTCGAAGACAAACAAGTTATAGATTTAACTTAATTACTACTTCTTCTTATAGGCGAGCTTCTCAAATTCCGCATAAAGATCCGGGTTATTATGCAACTCGGCTATAAGCGCCTGTTTTTCCTTGCTGTCATCGGCATAGCCAACCGCTCTCTTTCCATCAACGCCCAAAAACCACTCCTGATGTATCTGGGCGGCTCTAGCTTTAACGCCAACAGGTTGTGATGCTCCTGCCATCACCGTGCGAGCTGTTCGCGGAGTGTGGCCCGGGGATAGTTGAGGTGACGGAGATATTTCTCGAACAGACGCCCGAGCTCTCACCGGCGGGGGGGGAGCATCTAACGCTTGAGAAGGCCGTGTTGGCGCATAATTGAGTTTTAGCTCTCGTATATGATCGGCCAACTGACTGCGCATATCATTATAGCCCTTATCACCTTGCCTTAATGTTTCACGGAAATGATACCATTTTGGCTTGGCACTCAGCTGATCCAAGGCCATATCTAAATGTTTAAGCTCTTGCCCCGCTGGCAATCTTCTAACCTGAGAATATACAGTTTCTAACTGCGATTTACCCAAAAGAAATTTATAGGGTACTGCTTTAGGTATTTCCTCAGCCAGCGTCCCAATCATCTCTTGCCTTTCTCCAATAGGGTCTGCAGGGCGGAACCTGTCGGAGGACTGAATAGGCTTGTGCGAGGAAGCGACGTTTGAACGCTTTTTACCGGCAGGTTTCGTCCCAAAAATATCCTCAGGGCTTTCTTCACGACCGGTAACTCTTGAAGAGGGTGGCAATTTATCCATAGCTAATTTTACCGCGTTGGGTGAAGCAATTTCAATCGTACCCACCACTAATACAACATGCGTTCAGTATTTATTGATGCGTGCGTGGACCTATTGGAGAAAGAGGTCAAGGCAACCAAAGGCCTCACTGGCCTGACAGCTCAGCATGCCTATGGGTTGGTGTGTGCATTAAAGCCTGATGCACCTCATCGGGCGGTGGATTATCTAATGGATGATTTCATCCTGGCATATCAAAAGACGCAGCCAGACCCTAAAGCTGTGGCCGCTGCCTGGCTCGCCATAACAGACGAGCGAGTGAAAGAACGCAAGCATCCTTTGGTGACTAAGCTATACAAGGGACTAAGGCCGCGCGCGCAGCCTTATGTTGAACTAGCAGTGCCTAAATTTGCAACGTTGGTTGAGCAATTTCAGTTCAGTTAGACCAAGCAGGCACTTGAGGTGCTTCCACAAAATTCAGATAGATCCAAACATGCTCTGGCTCGTATTGCTTGCTAACATGCTCAAACACTGATTTCACGTCACCAGCTGGTAGCTCTTTAAAGAAATCCAACTCTGTTTCAACCAAACCATCTTGATTTGGGATTTTCAAAAAATCCAAGGTTTCTTTTAGCATCGGTCGCTTGGTATAAAGCCAGTTGCGGATTAATTCTTGGCAGACATCGGATTCGGCTTTGGAGTCGCTGCTTTTAAACTTGTCGTGCAGCTTACGCGCTTGATCATCTCTTTTTTGCCCAAGCTGAAGGGTGACACCGCTTGTTTTTGATTTAATGCCGAGGCGGGAAAAAAGCGTTTCGCGTACTTTGCGGGAACAGCTGTTCATCATTTCAGCGAAGGTTTTATCGGATGTGTTTGAGATAATCGCGATTGAGTTCATGGAGCTGTTGATAGCAGGGAATTACGCAACTGAAAACTCTTCTCACCCACCAAACGGGGATTATGAGTCACCATTAATACGGTCATGCCCAGCTCCACGTTGAGTTCCCGAATCAAATCCACAATGGCAATTCCAGTTGCTTCGTCGAGATTGCCTGTTGGTTCATCCGCCAGCAGTAATTTGGGATGCGTCACCAATGCCCGCGCCAAGGCCACACGCTGTTGCTCGCCGCCGGACAGCTCACCCGGCCGATGCGCCAATCTGGCGGCCAAACCGACGCGTTCAAGCCATTTTTCTGCTCTTAAGGCGGCTTGCTTTTTACTAAAGCCGCCAATCAACAGGGGCAATTGCACATTTTCAACCGCCGTGAGTTCAGGCAACAGATGGTGAAATTGAAATACGAAGCCAATTTTTTCGTTTCTAAATCTGGACATCCGAGTCGCCCGAAGCGCAAAAATATTCTGGCCGTCCAGCAATACTTCGCCGCCCGTCGGCGCGTCCAACGTCCCCAAGATATGCAGCAGCGTGCTTTTACCAGCGCCCGAAGGACCAGTGATGGTCTGCATATCCCCTGAAGGAACGCTCCAACTCAAGTGGCTTAATACCGGCACCTCTTTGCCATCCAAAAAGTAGCTTTTAGAAAGGTCATTCACTTCTAACTTCATGACCTAAGCCCATCCACCGGTTTCAAGCGCGCCGC
This window harbors:
- the radA gene encoding DNA repair protein RadA, translated to MVLAKGIKQEIKFVCASCGTSSPKWLGRCPGCQTWNSMTEEVTQVGPKNQGSSKITAPQRITDVLHETNQRFPFGQSELDRVLGGGLVPGSVILLGGEPGIGKSTLLLTCAHKMASLGRTVLYVSGEESMSQVRMTAERLNALHENLYLLSETNLGSALAAIEQIKPHMLVLDSVQTVFAPELESAPGSVSQIREVTARVVHLSKSLGMATFLVGHVTKDGQIAGPRLLEHMVDTVLYFESTRTGPYRFLRAHKNRFGSTQELGVFEMRSDGLNEVTNPSEFFLAERHGGKPGSSIAVAIEGTRPLLVEVQALCVQSFFGNPRRTTVGMDTTRCTMLAAVLEKHGGLTLSGHDLFVNVAGGANLIEPAADLPVAIAIASSLTNRPVEADMVCFGEVGLSGEIRGVHRVEARLQEAARLGFKRALLPKASMDKLVAPPGFALIPVNSLKECLDKALCLGS
- a CDS encoding EVE domain-containing protein; its protein translation is MPWILKTEPSAFSYADLEHDKKTCWDGVRNYQARNHLKSMKKGDDCFIYESVGPKEVVGTAKVSREAYPDPKDPQWVCVDITLGKRLKKAVTLAELKAHPTLKEISLVKQSRLSVCPISEKEWALIAKFPDL
- a CDS encoding TerC family protein, giving the protein MFELLTDPNTYLSLITLTALEIVLGIDNILFISIVCARLPKEQQETARKLGLSLALFGRLALLFSLSWLLSLKDPLFSIMGHWFTGHDLVFGLGGLFLVYKATQEIFYAVEGVSQERTVRVVTMRAAIFQILMLDIVFSLDSIITAVGLASQLSIMAVAIIIAIVIMLVASKYVSDFLDRNPSMKVLGLSFLLLIGVLLIAEAFGQEVSRIYVYFALGFSSFVELVNLRMRSKTNKL
- a CDS encoding ABC transporter ATP-binding protein → MKLEVNDLSKSYFLDGKEVPVLSHLSWSVPSGDMQTITGPSGAGKSTLLHILGTLDAPTGGEVLLDGQNIFALRATRMSRFRNEKIGFVFQFHHLLPELTAVENVQLPLLIGGFSKKQAALRAEKWLERVGLAARLAHRPGELSGGEQQRVALARALVTHPKLLLADEPTGNLDEATGIAIVDLIRELNVELGMTVLMVTHNPRLVGEKSFQLRNSLLSTAP